Proteins from a single region of Metallibacterium scheffleri:
- a CDS encoding anhydro-N-acetylmuramic acid kinase — protein MSSELYLGLISGTSADGIDVALVDFCHGARLLHAATYPYAPELRAEALMLAQGEGTFELDQFGRLDVRIGEAFASAAMNLLRSADTRTTSVRALGSHGQTVRHRPDGPHPFTLQLGDASVIAERTGLVTVADFRRADVAAGGQGAPLLPALHAALLAQPGEARAVLNLGGIANFTLLGVDGGVRGFDTGPANALLDAWCQRHTGAACDTDGALAASGHVDQTLLAALLREPYFALPAPKSTGREYFHLRWLDARLAGRALSVADVQATLLALTAHSIAAALQAHAPDTHTVYACGGGVHNPVLMRALQQALPCTLLSTAAVGVDPDFIEAMAFAWLARERLHGRAGNLPGVTGAHGPRVLGAVYAPLPTSHAAQ, from the coding sequence ATGAGCAGCGAGCTGTATCTGGGCCTGATCTCTGGCACCAGCGCGGATGGTATTGACGTCGCGCTGGTCGACTTCTGCCACGGTGCGCGCCTCCTACATGCAGCAACCTATCCGTATGCGCCCGAACTGCGCGCCGAAGCACTGATGCTTGCGCAAGGTGAAGGAACTTTCGAGCTTGATCAATTTGGCCGTCTGGACGTCCGCATTGGCGAAGCTTTCGCCAGCGCTGCCATGAACTTGCTGCGCAGCGCTGACACCCGCACAACCTCGGTGCGCGCACTGGGTTCGCATGGCCAGACCGTGCGCCATCGCCCTGACGGTCCACACCCGTTCACACTACAACTGGGCGATGCCAGCGTCATCGCCGAACGCACCGGATTAGTTACCGTGGCCGACTTCCGCCGCGCAGATGTCGCTGCTGGCGGCCAGGGCGCGCCACTGCTGCCGGCGCTGCACGCGGCGCTGCTGGCGCAGCCGGGCGAGGCCCGCGCGGTGCTCAATCTAGGCGGTATCGCCAATTTCACTTTGCTCGGCGTCGATGGCGGCGTGCGCGGTTTCGACACGGGTCCGGCCAATGCGCTGCTGGATGCGTGGTGCCAGCGCCATACTGGCGCTGCGTGCGATACCGACGGAGCCTTGGCGGCCAGCGGCCACGTCGACCAGACACTGCTGGCTGCGCTGCTACGCGAACCCTATTTTGCTCTGCCAGCACCCAAGAGTACCGGCCGCGAATATTTTCATCTGCGCTGGCTGGATGCCCGACTAGCGGGGCGCGCGCTGAGCGTGGCCGACGTGCAAGCCACGCTGCTCGCCCTGACTGCGCACAGCATCGCCGCGGCACTGCAAGCCCACGCACCGGACACACACACGGTCTATGCCTGTGGCGGCGGCGTGCATAACCCTGTACTCATGCGCGCGCTGCAGCAGGCTCTGCCCTGCACGTTGCTGAGCACCGCTGCCGTGGGTGTCGATCCGGATTTCATCGAGGCCATGGCGTTCGCGTGGCTGGCCCGCGAGCGCCTGCACGGGCGTGCCGGCAACCTGCCCGGCGTGACCGGTGCGCACGGGCCACGCGTGCTGGGTGCGGTGTATGCCCCCCTGCCAACTTCGCACGCGGCGCAATGA
- the rpmB gene encoding 50S ribosomal protein L28, with the protein MSRVCQVTGKGVQVGNNVSHANNKTRRRWLPNLHERRFWVPSENRWIKLRVSSHALRTIDKKGIETVIAELRARGEKI; encoded by the coding sequence ATGTCCCGCGTCTGCCAAGTCACAGGCAAGGGTGTGCAGGTCGGCAATAACGTCTCGCACGCCAACAACAAAACCCGTCGCCGCTGGTTGCCCAATCTGCACGAGCGCCGTTTCTGGGTGCCCAGTGAGAACCGCTGGATCAAGTTGCGCGTATCCAGCCACGCCCTGCGTACCATCGACAAGAAGGGCATCGAAACCGTGATTGCCGAGCTGCGCGCGCGCGGCGAGAAAATCTGA
- the pyrE gene encoding orotate phosphoribosyltransferase, with amino-acid sequence MHAYQHDFIALAHRAGVLRFGSFTLKSGRQSPYFFNLGQIATGAGLARLGAAYAACIEASGVSFDMLFGPAYKGIPLATTTAIALAERHGRDMPLAYNRKETKDHGEGGMIVGAPLAGRVLVIDDVLTAGTAVRESLALIRAHGATPAGVVIALDRQERGTGERSAAQELTHEHHVPVLAIAGLSEVMDYADTQPDLAVFSAELATYRAHYGVA; translated from the coding sequence ATGCATGCTTACCAGCACGATTTTATCGCCCTCGCGCACCGCGCCGGGGTGCTGCGTTTCGGCAGCTTCACGCTGAAATCCGGACGCCAGAGTCCCTACTTTTTCAACCTCGGGCAGATCGCCACGGGCGCCGGACTGGCACGTCTCGGTGCCGCCTACGCTGCTTGTATCGAAGCCTCGGGCGTGAGTTTCGACATGCTGTTCGGCCCCGCGTACAAAGGCATTCCGCTGGCCACGACCACTGCCATTGCCCTGGCTGAGCGCCACGGCCGCGATATGCCGCTAGCCTACAACCGCAAGGAAACCAAGGATCATGGCGAAGGCGGGATGATCGTCGGCGCACCTCTGGCCGGGCGCGTGCTGGTGATCGACGACGTACTGACCGCGGGCACCGCGGTACGCGAATCGCTGGCGCTGATCCGCGCGCATGGCGCCACGCCCGCCGGCGTGGTGATCGCGCTGGATCGTCAGGAACGCGGCACTGGTGAACGCTCCGCCGCGCAGGAGTTGACCCACGAACATCACGTGCCCGTGCTCGCCATTGCCGGCCTGAGCGAAGTCATGGACTACGCGGACACACAGCCCGATCTGGCCGTGTTCAGCGCCGAGCTGGCGACGTATCGCGCACACTACGGCGTCGCCTGA
- a CDS encoding AmpG family muropeptide MFS transporter encodes MSTAHGMRATLTAFAQPAALTLFFFGFSSGLPFLLIGYTLSGWLKLDHVSLDDIGLISYIGLTYSLKFLWSPAVDRIRLPLLRRLGQRRSWLLLAQCILAMALLGMAQVTPHAQLSLFLLITGVAAFAGATQDTVIDAYRIEIAPPEMQGALASTYIFGYRVALIASGAGALVLAQYAGWSEAYRIMAALLLVPIATTLLAREPVERRARAANWRAALDDGVIGPFRQFFERFGANLALLLLAFILLFKISDQMLGPVALPFYLDAGFKLVQVAEVSKLYGVIVGLVGAFAGGAAVLRWGAERCMPWALVAAALSNLLFLLLTWHHGSMPLFVVMISGDNFSTGLLGTVAVAFLSDLTDHRYTATQYALFSSLTVVSGKLIGGLSGFIVGTVGFSGFFIFSCLATLPALVVWFWVRPRLLQHHAAN; translated from the coding sequence ATGAGTACCGCGCATGGCATGCGCGCCACGCTGACGGCGTTTGCCCAGCCGGCGGCGCTGACGCTGTTTTTTTTCGGTTTCTCCTCGGGCCTGCCGTTTCTGCTGATCGGCTACACGCTGTCGGGCTGGCTGAAGCTGGATCATGTTTCGCTCGATGACATCGGTCTGATCAGTTACATCGGCCTGACTTACTCGTTGAAGTTCCTGTGGTCACCAGCCGTGGATCGCATCCGGTTGCCGCTGCTGCGACGACTTGGGCAGCGCCGCAGCTGGTTGTTGCTGGCGCAATGCATACTGGCCATGGCCTTGTTGGGCATGGCGCAAGTCACTCCGCATGCGCAGCTGTCGCTGTTTTTGCTCATCACGGGAGTAGCTGCATTCGCCGGCGCCACCCAGGACACGGTGATTGATGCCTATCGCATCGAAATCGCGCCGCCTGAGATGCAGGGCGCACTGGCCTCGACCTACATATTCGGTTATCGCGTGGCGCTAATCGCCAGCGGCGCTGGAGCATTGGTGCTGGCGCAGTACGCTGGCTGGAGCGAGGCCTATCGCATCATGGCGGCATTGCTGTTGGTGCCGATTGCAACCACGCTGCTGGCGCGTGAACCGGTCGAGCGGCGCGCACGTGCGGCCAACTGGCGCGCGGCGCTGGATGATGGCGTGATCGGGCCGTTCCGGCAGTTCTTCGAGCGCTTTGGCGCGAATCTCGCACTGCTGTTGCTGGCCTTCATCTTGCTGTTCAAGATTTCAGACCAGATGCTGGGCCCGGTGGCGCTGCCGTTTTATCTGGATGCCGGATTCAAGTTGGTGCAGGTGGCCGAGGTTTCGAAACTCTACGGCGTCATCGTCGGACTCGTGGGTGCTTTCGCCGGTGGTGCAGCGGTGCTGCGCTGGGGTGCGGAGCGCTGCATGCCATGGGCGCTGGTGGCCGCGGCTTTGTCGAATCTGCTGTTTTTGCTGTTGACCTGGCATCACGGCAGCATGCCGTTGTTCGTGGTGATGATTTCCGGCGACAATTTTTCCACCGGCTTGTTGGGTACTGTCGCGGTGGCGTTTCTGTCGGACCTTACCGATCATCGTTACACGGCGACCCAGTACGCGCTATTCAGTTCGTTGACCGTGGTCAGCGGCAAACTGATCGGCGGGCTGTCGGGTTTTATCGTTGGCACGGTGGGCTTCAGCGGATTTTTCATATTTTCCTGCCTGGCCACTTTGCCGGCCCTGGTGGTGTGGTTCTGGGTGCGGCCGCGACTGTTGCAACACCATGCCGCGAACTGA
- a CDS encoding glycosyltransferase family 4 protein, with protein MASVNLVYRDNGFGLSRDFRLLAGALRHNGCEVYATRIDARGERRRRRRGIAACLQAPRSLFGGLQRHLAAPRFDLNIMFEHLWPEQRPLAQRNAVLPNPEWFDRHDQRRLHSIDAVWAKSRDALDIFQALGCSAQLVGFHSEDRLDRDIPRQRQFLHLAGGSRTKGTRRLLALWRRHPEWPLLTVLQHPSEAIETPAAANIDHRIGYLDPRRPEALHELVRLQNSHQFHVCTSETDAWGHYLVEALGVGAVTLTVDAPPMNERITPECGLLVPYARHEPMALATRYYFDEQALEDTVNHALSLDTRALRQISDNARDCFERNRDAFNHRVGLALHRSLR; from the coding sequence ATGGCCAGCGTCAACTTGGTCTATCGCGACAATGGCTTCGGCCTCAGCCGCGACTTTCGTCTGCTGGCTGGCGCCCTGCGCCATAACGGATGTGAAGTTTATGCCACGCGCATTGATGCGCGTGGCGAGCGCCGCCGTCGCCGCCGCGGTATCGCTGCGTGTCTGCAGGCACCGCGATCGCTGTTTGGTGGCTTGCAGCGGCATCTGGCCGCACCGCGTTTTGATTTGAACATCATGTTCGAGCACCTGTGGCCCGAGCAACGCCCGCTGGCGCAGCGCAATGCCGTGCTGCCCAACCCGGAGTGGTTCGATCGTCACGACCAACGTCGCCTGCACAGCATCGACGCGGTCTGGGCCAAGAGTCGCGATGCGCTGGATATCTTCCAGGCGCTGGGTTGCAGCGCGCAGTTGGTGGGCTTTCACAGTGAGGATCGGCTGGACCGCGACATACCGCGCCAGCGCCAGTTCTTGCATCTGGCTGGTGGTAGCCGTACCAAAGGCACGCGGCGATTGCTGGCACTGTGGCGTCGCCATCCGGAATGGCCGCTTTTGACCGTTTTGCAGCATCCCAGCGAAGCAATCGAGACTCCTGCGGCGGCCAACATCGACCATCGTATCGGCTATCTCGATCCGCGCCGACCCGAGGCGCTGCATGAATTGGTGCGACTGCAAAACAGCCACCAGTTCCATGTCTGCACCTCGGAGACCGACGCCTGGGGGCATTATCTGGTCGAGGCGCTGGGCGTTGGCGCAGTGACGTTGACCGTGGATGCGCCACCGATGAACGAGCGCATCACGCCCGAATGCGGTTTACTGGTGCCCTACGCGCGGCACGAGCCCATGGCCTTGGCCACACGTTATTACTTCGACGAACAGGCGCTGGAAGACACGGTGAATCATGCATTGAGCCTGGACACGCGCGCGCTGCGGCAGATCAGCGACAACGCCCGTGACTGCTTCGAACGCAATCGCGATGCCTTCAATCATCGCGTCGGTCTGGCGTTGCATCGCAGCCTGCGCTGA
- a CDS encoding O-antigen ligase family protein, whose protein sequence is MTEDLAAYWRACLRQPWQTWLGLSALALAALTAVSNLPQPLQSSTAAALALLALLACGAQPWQALRRHPLPKLILALLLYSLLQAAVTAQPGANLGYVRQLTLDLDPVKVLIYACVFGWWLGRYPQWIMRVLKLMALGWLLWGLAQLPWLRMDALAAGTLRLRLGYAENLTGAFASLVLLIGMYGAWLCRRNGRAPEATGLRSDAWALLTLAALLALLFAQSRGAWLAAAVGTALLFALGRIPQRASHPLRWRRWVGLGVLAIALFAYMARPAVLQRFDGGGAAALSVLDGGAVTAAAPSIGLRLELWRFALHLIAQRPLFGSGLASIQPAIAARGIAWQGYVPPHLHDTPLQVAAGMGLVGLLLLGAAFLLPLRDLLHAWRRDVDARPLLALLLALCVVLLTVNLFDYLAWSNGYMRGPLEIVLGCAMAVSLRWRSSEFALSAG, encoded by the coding sequence ATGACGGAGGATCTCGCCGCGTACTGGCGCGCGTGTCTGCGCCAGCCATGGCAGACGTGGCTGGGGCTGAGCGCACTGGCACTGGCTGCGCTGACCGCGGTCAGCAACCTGCCGCAGCCGCTGCAATCCAGCACCGCCGCGGCGCTGGCGCTGTTGGCACTGCTGGCCTGTGGCGCGCAGCCATGGCAGGCATTGCGTCGGCATCCGCTGCCGAAGCTGATCCTCGCGCTGCTGCTGTACAGCCTGCTCCAGGCCGCCGTGACCGCGCAGCCCGGCGCGAACCTGGGTTACGTGCGCCAGCTCACCCTCGATCTCGACCCTGTCAAGGTGCTGATCTACGCCTGCGTGTTCGGCTGGTGGCTGGGGCGCTATCCACAGTGGATCATGCGCGTGCTCAAGCTGATGGCGCTGGGCTGGCTGTTGTGGGGGCTGGCGCAATTGCCGTGGCTGCGCATGGACGCTCTTGCCGCGGGCACGCTGCGCCTGCGTCTGGGCTATGCCGAAAATCTAACCGGCGCTTTTGCCTCCCTGGTGCTGTTGATCGGCATGTATGGCGCATGGCTGTGCCGGCGCAATGGGCGTGCGCCAGAGGCGACCGGCTTGCGTAGCGACGCCTGGGCGCTGCTGACGCTGGCGGCACTGCTTGCGCTGCTGTTCGCGCAATCGCGCGGCGCGTGGCTGGCTGCGGCTGTCGGCACCGCGCTGTTGTTCGCGCTGGGCCGTATACCGCAGCGTGCCTCACACCCGCTGCGCTGGCGCCGATGGGTCGGCCTGGGCGTGCTGGCTATCGCGCTATTCGCGTACATGGCGCGCCCGGCGGTACTTCAGCGTTTCGATGGCGGCGGCGCGGCCGCCTTGAGCGTGCTCGATGGCGGCGCGGTCACCGCCGCAGCACCATCCATTGGTCTGCGTCTGGAACTGTGGCGCTTCGCCCTGCACCTGATCGCGCAGCGCCCGCTATTCGGCTCCGGTCTGGCAAGCATCCAGCCAGCCATCGCCGCCCGCGGCATCGCCTGGCAAGGTTATGTGCCGCCGCACTTGCACGACACGCCACTGCAGGTCGCCGCCGGCATGGGGCTGGTCGGCTTGCTACTGCTGGGCGCTGCGTTCCTGCTGCCGTTGCGCGATCTGCTGCATGCATGGCGCCGCGATGTCGACGCGCGCCCGCTACTGGCGTTGTTGCTGGCGCTGTGCGTCGTGCTGCTTACCGTCAATCTGTTCGATTATCTGGCGTGGAGCAACGGCTACATGCGCGGCCCGCTGGAGATCGTGCTGGGTTGCGCGATGGCGGTCTCGCTGCGCTGGCGCAGCAGCGAATTTGCCTTGTCGGCGGGCTGA
- a CDS encoding M23 family metallopeptidase has translation MRHFTLRAIASRRRVRYYLSAARRARGILLARKRHRWILAGVAFTAMILGLAILPAWATLQREHAALGPRIQLALAMPSLVRDQADMLAQEPVWQQAMVLPGQSLADLFKQQGLSATELQRALDADNGQSGLARIRPGQQFEFLRGAHAELLAMRYERNDAQRVTLQFYGNRVAETVQSLALERRTQVAHGVITDSLFDAGSHAGMSNAMVLELARVFGYDIDFAQDLRVGDSFAVVYDSMYRGGEYLRPGTIIAAEFVNRGRRYTAFRYTQPDGNVAYYSEDGRPLRKSFLRTPVDFTRISSRFSVARLHPVLGRMRAHKGVDYAAPQGTPIYAAGDGVVQFKGWENGYGNFVLIRHNKDVSTAYGHMSRFVSMLRKGERVRQGQVIGYVGMTGLATGPHLHYEFRVDGKQRDPLTVTLPKTVALPGPQLVAFRRSIAPMLAQIEQAHSRDTRLASAK, from the coding sequence ATGCGCCATTTCACCCTGCGCGCCATCGCCTCGCGGCGCCGTGTGCGTTACTACCTCAGCGCCGCGCGCCGCGCGCGCGGAATTCTGCTGGCACGCAAGCGCCATCGCTGGATCCTGGCCGGCGTTGCATTCACCGCGATGATACTGGGTCTGGCCATCCTGCCAGCCTGGGCCACCCTGCAACGCGAGCACGCCGCTCTGGGTCCACGCATACAGTTGGCGCTGGCCATGCCGAGTCTGGTCCGTGATCAGGCCGACATGCTGGCGCAAGAGCCTGTCTGGCAACAGGCCATGGTGCTGCCCGGACAGTCGCTGGCAGATCTGTTCAAGCAGCAGGGCCTCAGTGCAACCGAATTGCAGAGGGCGCTGGATGCCGACAACGGCCAGTCGGGCCTGGCGCGCATCCGCCCCGGCCAGCAGTTCGAGTTCCTGCGTGGCGCGCATGCCGAACTCCTGGCGATGCGCTACGAGCGCAACGATGCGCAGCGCGTGACGCTGCAATTTTATGGCAACCGCGTCGCCGAGACCGTGCAATCCCTGGCGCTAGAGCGCCGCACGCAAGTGGCGCACGGCGTGATCACCGACTCGCTGTTCGATGCCGGCAGCCACGCCGGAATGAGCAACGCCATGGTGCTGGAACTGGCCAGGGTGTTCGGTTACGACATCGACTTCGCCCAAGACCTGCGCGTTGGTGACAGCTTTGCGGTGGTCTACGACAGCATGTACCGCGGCGGCGAGTATCTGCGCCCGGGCACTATCATCGCCGCAGAGTTCGTCAATCGCGGGCGCCGCTACACCGCGTTCCGCTACACCCAGCCGGATGGCAACGTGGCCTATTACAGCGAGGACGGCCGCCCGCTACGCAAATCGTTCCTGCGCACGCCGGTGGATTTCACGCGCATCTCCTCGCGCTTCTCGGTGGCGCGCTTGCACCCGGTGCTGGGCCGCATGCGTGCGCACAAGGGCGTGGATTATGCTGCACCCCAAGGCACGCCGATCTACGCCGCCGGCGATGGCGTGGTGCAGTTCAAGGGCTGGGAGAACGGCTATGGCAACTTCGTGCTGATCCGCCACAACAAGGACGTCAGCACCGCCTATGGCCACATGTCGCGCTTTGTCAGCATGCTGCGCAAGGGTGAGCGCGTGCGCCAGGGACAGGTGATCGGCTACGTAGGCATGACCGGTCTCGCCACCGGGCCGCATCTGCACTACGAGTTCCGCGTCGATGGCAAGCAGCGCGATCCGCTGACGGTGACACTGCCCAAAACCGTGGCGCTGCCCGGGCCGCAGCTTGTGGCCTTCCGTCGCAGCATCGCGCCGATGCTGGCGCAGATCGAGCAGGCGCACAGCCGCGACACACGCCTCGCCAGCGCCAAGTGA
- the rpmG gene encoding 50S ribosomal protein L33: protein MASKRDKIRLTSSAGTGHFYTTDKNKKTTPDKMEVKKYDPVVRKHVIYKEGKIK, encoded by the coding sequence ATGGCATCCAAGCGCGACAAGATCCGTCTGACGTCCTCGGCCGGCACCGGCCACTTCTACACCACGGACAAGAACAAGAAGACCACGCCGGACAAGATGGAAGTCAAAAAGTACGACCCCGTCGTTCGCAAGCACGTGATCTACAAGGAAGGCAAGATCAAGTAA
- a CDS encoding exodeoxyribonuclease III, giving the protein MRILTLNANGIRSAARKGLFEWLPAQQADVVCVQETKAQEAQLDAAHRPAGYHCHWHDARSKKGYSGVAVFSRHAPDSVLDTLGWESFDCEGRYLEVRFGTLSVVSLYLPSGSSGELRQGFKFEVMAWFSGVLDGWLRSGREYVLCGDWNIVRGALDIKNWKSNQKNSGCLPEERAWLNELIEQRGWVDTYRTLKPAAQEYTWWSNRGAAYANDVGWRIDYQLTTPGMRERLRACRVHRSPRFSDHAPYAVDYAMDLR; this is encoded by the coding sequence ATGCGTATCCTGACCTTGAACGCCAACGGCATCCGCTCGGCCGCGCGCAAGGGTCTGTTCGAGTGGCTGCCGGCACAGCAGGCCGATGTTGTGTGCGTGCAGGAAACCAAGGCGCAGGAAGCGCAGCTCGACGCAGCGCATCGTCCCGCCGGCTATCACTGCCACTGGCACGACGCGCGCAGCAAGAAGGGCTATAGCGGCGTGGCGGTATTTTCGCGGCATGCGCCGGACTCGGTGCTGGATACGCTGGGCTGGGAATCATTCGACTGCGAGGGGCGTTATCTCGAAGTGCGCTTCGGCACACTCAGCGTGGTGTCGCTGTACCTGCCTTCGGGTTCCTCGGGCGAATTGCGCCAGGGCTTCAAGTTCGAGGTGATGGCGTGGTTTTCCGGAGTGCTCGATGGCTGGCTGCGCAGCGGCCGCGAGTATGTGCTGTGCGGTGACTGGAACATCGTGCGCGGTGCGCTGGATATCAAGAACTGGAAATCCAATCAGAAAAACTCGGGCTGTCTGCCCGAGGAGCGCGCCTGGTTGAATGAGCTGATCGAACAACGCGGCTGGGTGGATACCTATCGCACGTTGAAGCCCGCGGCGCAAGAATACACATGGTGGTCGAATCGTGGCGCAGCCTACGCGAATGACGTCGGCTGGCGCATCGATTACCAGTTGACGACACCGGGGATGCGTGAACGCCTGCGTGCCTGCCGCGTGCATCGGAGTCCGCGCTTTTCCGACCATGCGCCGTATGCCGTGGATTACGCGATGGATTTGCGATGA
- the tyrS gene encoding tyrosine--tRNA ligase — protein MSEHDHALAQIRRGSEAILKEDELRARLALGRPLRIKAGFDPTAPDLHLGHTVLLNKMRQFQDLGHQVIFLIGDFTGMIGDPTGKNATRKPLTRTDVEANARSYAAQVFKVLDRGRTEVRFNSEWFDRMDAADMIRLAAQHTVARMLERDDFAKRYKARQPIAIHEFLYPLVQGYDSVALEADVELGGTDQTFNLLMGRVLQEHYGQPAQIVLTMPLLEGLDGINKMSKSLGNYIGIDEPAIDIVSKTMKIGDALMWRWIELLSFEIGIEQARRLQADVAAGTLNPRDVKLRLARELATRFHDVSAAENALAGWHAAVRGEGDISALSLRGISIPLQGLRLPALLTAAGLTPSNSEANRKLRERAVRIDGEVCEDAARVFLPGFEGLLQVGKRGFARVRLEPPG, from the coding sequence ATGTCCGAACACGATCACGCGCTGGCGCAGATTCGCCGTGGCAGCGAGGCGATACTCAAGGAAGACGAGCTGCGCGCGCGCCTGGCATTGGGGCGACCGTTGCGCATCAAGGCTGGCTTCGATCCCACCGCGCCCGACCTGCATCTCGGCCATACCGTGCTGCTGAACAAGATGCGCCAGTTCCAGGATCTCGGTCATCAGGTGATCTTTCTCATAGGCGATTTCACCGGGATGATTGGCGATCCCACCGGCAAGAACGCCACGCGCAAGCCGCTCACACGCACCGACGTCGAAGCCAATGCACGCAGCTACGCCGCACAAGTGTTCAAGGTGCTTGATCGCGGGCGCACCGAGGTGCGCTTCAATTCCGAATGGTTCGATCGCATGGATGCTGCTGACATGATTCGTCTGGCGGCGCAGCATACCGTCGCGCGCATGCTGGAGCGTGACGACTTTGCCAAGCGCTACAAAGCACGGCAGCCGATCGCCATCCACGAATTCTTGTACCCACTGGTGCAGGGCTACGATTCGGTGGCGCTCGAGGCAGATGTGGAGCTTGGCGGCACCGACCAGACCTTCAACCTGCTGATGGGGCGCGTGTTGCAGGAGCACTATGGGCAGCCGGCGCAAATCGTGCTGACCATGCCGCTGCTCGAAGGGCTGGATGGCATCAACAAGATGTCAAAGTCGTTGGGCAACTACATCGGCATTGATGAGCCGGCCATCGACATCGTCAGCAAGACCATGAAGATCGGTGATGCGTTGATGTGGCGCTGGATCGAGCTGCTCAGCTTCGAAATCGGCATAGAGCAAGCGCGACGCCTGCAGGCCGATGTGGCCGCTGGTACGCTCAATCCGCGTGACGTCAAGCTGCGTCTTGCACGCGAATTGGCGACGCGTTTCCACGATGTATCCGCTGCCGAGAATGCGCTTGCTGGATGGCATGCCGCGGTGCGAGGTGAAGGCGACATCAGCGCGCTGTCGCTGCGGGGCATCAGCATTCCGCTGCAAGGTTTGCGGCTTCCGGCGCTGTTGACGGCAGCGGGACTCACGCCCAGCAACTCCGAGGCCAATCGCAAGCTGCGCGAGCGTGCTGTGCGTATCGACGGCGAGGTGTGCGAGGACGCCGCGCGCGTGTTTCTACCCGGGTTCGAGGGTTTGTTGCAAGTTGGCAAGCGTGGCTTTGCACGCGTGCGACTGGAGCCACCCGGCTAA
- a CDS encoding glycosyltransferase: MQLMRVNVIAWDNGLGLSRHLRLLAGALRASGHDVTMTGLRRGNWRKLGRRIKLGTRNVWNHAFGDRGWARHDVNLLIEHIRPEFLPAARYNVLLPHPEWFLDSDRELLPRIDAVFAQTRHAIAIFEQLGQRVLYTGFTSEDRRDGAVPRERAFFHLAGRSQHKGTVRLLALWRKHPEWPRLTVVQNPKSATPGASAANIEHRIDYLDDAALQRLQNAHWFHLCPSETEGYGHYLVEAMGIGAVVLTTDAAPMNEFITSARGLLVACTRSGRQNLATTHYFDEAAMEQAVAQAIALSDADLARLGNAARTWFADNARAFPLRVDAALQALPH, translated from the coding sequence ATGCAGCTGATGCGGGTCAACGTGATCGCCTGGGATAACGGTCTTGGCTTGTCCCGCCATCTGCGCCTGTTGGCCGGCGCGCTGCGCGCCAGCGGCCACGACGTCACCATGACCGGTTTGCGCCGCGGCAACTGGCGCAAGCTGGGACGGCGCATCAAGCTGGGCACGCGCAACGTCTGGAATCACGCCTTTGGCGATCGCGGCTGGGCGCGGCACGACGTCAATCTGCTGATCGAGCACATCCGCCCCGAATTCCTGCCGGCCGCGCGATACAACGTGCTGTTGCCGCATCCGGAATGGTTTCTCGACAGCGACCGCGAATTGCTGCCACGCATCGACGCGGTGTTCGCGCAGACACGGCACGCCATCGCCATCTTCGAGCAGCTCGGCCAGCGCGTGCTGTACACCGGCTTCACCAGCGAGGACCGTCGCGATGGCGCGGTACCGCGCGAGCGCGCGTTCTTTCACCTCGCCGGGCGCAGCCAGCATAAAGGTACCGTGCGCCTGCTGGCACTGTGGCGCAAGCATCCGGAATGGCCACGCCTGACCGTGGTGCAAAATCCCAAGAGCGCCACGCCAGGCGCGTCTGCCGCCAACATCGAGCATCGCATCGATTACCTCGACGACGCGGCGCTGCAGCGTCTGCAGAACGCGCACTGGTTCCACCTGTGCCCGTCAGAAACCGAGGGCTATGGCCACTATCTGGTCGAGGCCATGGGAATCGGCGCGGTGGTACTGACCACTGACGCCGCACCCATGAACGAGTTCATCACCTCCGCGCGCGGTCTGCTCGTGGCTTGCACGCGCAGCGGCCGGCAAAACCTGGCCACCACGCACTACTTCGACGAAGCCGCGATGGAACAAGCCGTCGCGCAAGCCATTGCACTGAGCGATGCCGACCTGGCGCGTCTGGGCAACGCCGCACGTACCTGGTTTGCAGATAACGCACGTGCGTTTCCGCTACGCGTGGATGCTGCGCTGCAGGCTTTGCCACACTGA